From the Globicephala melas chromosome 8, mGloMel1.2, whole genome shotgun sequence genome, the window CCTATGGTGTCATCAGAAGcctagggtcttttttttttttttttggccacgccgcatggcatgcaggatcctagttccctggccagggatcgaatctgtgctCCCCGGTAGTGGAaactcagagtcctaaccactggaccatcagggaattcccagcccCAGGTCTTTTATCTTGCTTCTCTGCTATCCTCAGCACATGGCTACAATTCTCAAGGTCATCTCCAGGTCCCAAGTAGCTACTGGAGTTCCAACTATCACATCTGTGCTCCAGGCGGAATGCAGGATGAAGCAGAGAGGACAGAACTAGCCTTCACcaatattgtttctatttcaagGAGCATTTTTAGAAATCCCTTCCAAGACCTTCTCCTTATATCTCATACCCTAAAATTAGGTCACACAGCCACACCATAtgtgcaagggaggctggaaataTTGCCTTTTAGCTGGGCTCATCGCCATCTAAAGTAAAACTGGAGTTCTGGTATtgaggaggggagaatgggtAGTGGTTGGTGGGCCATTGGTGGCTGAGGTGTTAGAGCAGGATGGCGGAAGAGGGAAGTCCTCCCCATGGGGACGAGCCGGAGCCGCACGTTGCCCCCCTGCCTGCTGCAGCCTCCTTGAATGTTTGGGCACCACGGACTTTTCCACCTAAGTTGCTTCTGAACAAAGGTTTGACTTCACCCACTGTGAGGCAGTGGGCTGATGCACAGGGAAAGCTCTGGTCTCTAACTCCACCCTCCCCATGTGGCCAGCAGGCAGCTGGAATTCTGCTAAAAATCCTAATATGCAGTCCTGAGCTTGTCACTTCCCTGCTCAACCACCTTCCAGGGCTCCAGTTTGCCCCAATTTAAGGGCAATGCCCCAGTTAAGGGATTGGTGTTGAAGGCCTCAGCCACCTCTTCCACAGCTCTGCTTCCACCCTTGCTTCATGCCCTGCACCCAAGCCTTTGTGCAGGCAGCTCCCACTGCCCAGAGCACCCTTCGCCTTGTCTCTGCCTGGGGGAATCCCATCCATTCTCTGCACTCTTCTAGGGACACCACTGGCCATTATGGTGCCTTTGCATGGATTAGAAAAGGGTGCCCTTCATCCAAGCGGATGCAGCTTCGTGCCAGGGCTTGAGGAGTGGCCCACAGGTGGGATTCCACCCACACTTGCCTCTTGCACAGTGAACACGCTGCACAGCTGTACAGGAAGATGTCACTTCCAAGGGCCGCTCGAGCTCCACCACTGAGGGAGGCCCTTCCTTTGCCCTCTTCCGTCTTCAGACCCCATGCCCTGATTTGGGGCTGGCTGTTTCCAGCTTTGCGTCCTCTGACCTGCTCAGTGCCCATTCCCCCAGATCCATGACACCAGCAGCCATCGGGGGAACTGAATTTGCGCCACAGGCCGTACCTCTTCCTTCCCACTTTGGGGACCAGCCACACTCCCTTAGTCCTCAGCACACCCAGCAGCAGAATGGAAACCGCTGCTGGGCTGGAAGAGGGGCCATTTGGACAGTCTCTTAGAAGCGACCCAGACACCGGTCGGGTGGAGTCAGCTGCTCAGAGCAACCTCAATCTGAGTCTCAGAGACCCCAGGCCAGGCAGGGAGCTCACCCTCTCCTGGGGGTGCTGCAGCCCCACCCTGCATCCCCTCCCAGACCCAACATGGCCCATTGTGTTTGTTGTAGTGGCCTTGAACCCACCACCCAGGAATGCACGTGAGAAGACCTTCCATTTCATACCTTTTATTTTATCTGCATTTtctctgcctcctccctcccccaccggcCCATGAGAGTGGGTGGAAGCCCCAGTTGGAAGGGAAGGGACTACTCTCTCCTCCCTGGGGGAGGGCTGGTGTCCCCTGGGCCAAGCCCCAGGGACGGGGGAAGCAGGGGCCTCCATGGCAGAGCAAGGGCATCGTCCAAGAGGCTGTGGCCGGGGCCAAGGCCCCTCGGATGCCCGATAGCCCTGAGCCCCGTGGGTCATCAGGAAGGTAAAGAGCAGAGAAGTCAGGGGGCGATGAGAGGACACAGCCTGGAAGGCGTGTGCGCGGCTGACAGAGGCGGACATGGACTTCTGGGGCCAGGAGCAGAGACCAGGGAATATGGAATTGAGATGGGGCCCTGGGAAACAACCCCGGGTTACAGGGGTGACTGGATGTGCAGGGGAGGGTGGACCAGGGAAGacacaggggtggggtgggacaggGCTGTGCTCCAAGAACCAGGCTCCTGGTAGAGGGGCCGCACCACAGGGTCTGATCAGGGACTGGCCCTGAGCAGAGGCCAGAGGGCAGGCAGGGACGGGCCTGTCAGGGAAGGAGGATGGGGACTTTGGGAGGGTAGTGGGGCCGAGGCCGTGGTGCTGCCGTAGCCGGCTCTTCAGGTTCATGGATGCCAGCCCAGCTGGGCGGCCCCAAACCACCGATTTGTGCTTCTGGGTTGCTCGAGGGCCCCCGACGTGGCTTCAGCCATGCAGGGAAGAGTCCATAGGCAGCCCTCTACTGCAGGCAACAGCTGTCCCTGGgactcctcccccagcccaggcttTCCGGAAACTTCCTTCCCTGCGCAGCCTGAGAGGCCCCCAGGCTAGATCGTCCGCCATCGCAGGGGGTGGGACGTGGTGGTGGTTGGAGGGGAGCCATGCTGGGATGGTACGTAGACCCAACCGCGGTGGTGTCCCTCCGCCCCCAAAATGACCGTGGGTCCCTGCATGTTAGCCTGTCTAAGGGCTccaaccccaccccatccctcgtGTGCTGATCTGTCTTCCCTCCTGTTCTGGATAACAATTACTCAGGCATGGAAGCCCCGTggtgggatggtggggggagggccaGTGTGGGGGCCGCGTGGGTCTCAGAGCGCACCCTGCCCGTCCCCCTGGCAGCCGCTGTCACCGTGGACGATGAGCACGGGGAAGTAAAGGGCGTCCTCGTAGCACGGTGGGCTTTCCAGGGGCTCCGTGTCCTCTCCACGGCGCCCCAGCGGCCCCCCGCTTAGGCTTCGGAAGACCCCCGGCGTGGCGCGGCCCCCGGCTCCCAGCGAGAGGCGGCTGCGGCTAAAAGGCAGGCGGGGCCCGCTGGGCCGGGCGGGGGGCAGCGAGTTGCTGCTGACAGAGCGGCGGCAGCGCTGGCAGCCACGGAGGTAGGCGCCCGAGCTGGCGTCCATGACCACGGCCTCTGAGTAGCTGGGCACCAGCTGCCGGTTGGAGCAGATGTGCCACTCGAGCTCGGTGAAGTCCACCGTGGCCACACGGGAGAGCGGGGGCCCGCTGGGCCCGGCCCCGGGTGCGGGCGAGCTGGCGCCGAAGAGCTTCTCCACCTGGTAGTGCACGTGGGCCGTGCCGTAGGCCGCCACAACGCGCAGCGGCCAGGACAGCGTGGCCGCCGACACCAGCCAGAAGACCCAGGCGCGCGCGTACCACGGCGGGCTGCGAGGGTCGGCGAAGACCATGAGGGACTCGCGGAAGTCCACGTCCTTCAGGTGCATGCCCTCCCGGGCCTCCAGGTAGTCATCCAGGCCCTCGTTGGCGCTGAAGAAGCGGGCCCGCTGCGTGAGGTACGAGGCCTCGGCCTCGGCGCTGCCGAAGCTGAAGCACTTGGTGAAGCGCAGCCGTGTGGCCGCGTGGTCGGCCAGGCCCACGAGCTCCTTGGAGACGTCGCGGACGCCGTGGGCCGAGTAGTCGAACTCGCCCCGAGCCGAGCGGCTGTCGGCCCTCTCGTGGTAGACCTGCGTGGTGGTGTAGGCGTCGCCGTTGCGGTAGCGGGTGATCTGGCGGGTGCGCCGCACGTAGTGGTAGCTGGTGGCCTTCCACCAGACGCAGGGCGGCGCCTGCTGCAGCCGGCGGATCAGGGCGAGCACCGTGTTGGCGTCGGTGCGCGGCGCCTGGCAGGAGCGCACGTGACAGTGCCAGCACTCGGCCAGGTAGAGGAGGTAGAGGAGGGAGACAAAGGCCAGTGGGATGTACAGGTAGCCATCCGAGCAGGGGCTGGCTGGGTAGGTGGGCGGcgggcccccagccccctgggcCAGGGCCGCCTCGGGCCCCAGGATCAGCCGTGGCACCGTGGCCAGGCGACACCAGGCTACCACGGCGCCGCAGGCATGGATGAGCAGCGTGAGAAGCAGGCACTTCCAGTGCGACTCGCGGCACAGGGAGCTCCCCAGGGACTGTTTCAGGGGCCGCTGCTGCAGAgtgggcagagagaggagaggcgTGGGTCAGCACGCGGCCATCAGCTGTGCCTGCTGCTCTGCGGAAGCCACTGAACGAGGTGGTGCTGtgcccccactttacagaggaggaaactgaggctctgagggaCGGGGCAACTTGCTCCAGGCCTCACCCTTCTAGCCAACTGACAGTCGAGCtgcaggactcaaacccaggcctgtctgCCCCAAGCCTATCCTCCACCGTGCCCTGTCATCTCTCGGTCAGGGGCATGTAGGACAAAATAGACCCATCTCTGCCAAAAGAGGAGAGGACCCCCCTCTCCCCCATGACTGGCCACTGAGAAAACTGAGCTCTGGTCCTGACTTTGCTCCCGATTTGCTGTGTGATTGTGGCCATatccctgccctctctgggcacTGATTCCTGGACCTGGTGGTGTGGGAAGCCAGGGTGGCAGGGGTCCTAGGGGTGAAGCGCATGGGCTTAGGAGCCCAGGATTGGGTGCTGGCTCCACCACTCACTGTATGACTTGGGCAGTTCCCTCATCCTCTCTGGACCTcaacttcctcctctgtaaactggggttgttgtgaggattcatcGAGATCATAATGTGTGAAGATCTTGGCACAGGGTCTGGCCATGGGAATAAATATTATTACCGTTACCCTGCAACTCCCTCTGGTCCCTTGGTCTCGCTAGGGACAGCAGGAGACTTGGGCGAGGCTTTCAAGTAAacgagaaagaggaagagagggagaggtgtGAGtctgggtggtggggtggggagcagatggAGTGCCGTCCTCCACTCCCCGTCTGTGCTGGGGGTGGAGCGGCACACAGCTGCTGGGCAGCAGGGACCACTCCCTGGCCCGGGCTGCCAGCCTGGCTCCCGCCTCATCCCCAGGTGCCtaaggagagagaaggggtgaAAAGGGGGAGAAGGAAGACGTGGTCTGGAGGaagcagcaggggtggggggttaaGGGGCCACCTTTTGCCCCACAGTCCCACCCCCACCAGGCTGTGAGAAACCCAGGAGGAGAGGAactgtccccaccccagcccagagcAGCCGCCTGCCACAGAGGCATACCACTACCCTGACCTGCGGGGCCAGAGGGATGCACCTGCCCTCATCCgcgacccccaccccaccccaccctaccctAAGTTCACGGAAGAACCTCCCACCGGGAATGTGACCACTGCCTGTATATCCAGCACGCAGCAGACCCTCACCAGAGCCCAGGGCgcaacccccctcccccactgtaaCTTGGCGCACAGGTGCACAcgcatcccctcccccaacccacccaCCACAGGACACAGATGCACATAAATGTTACACATTCACTGACGCGCAGGGACACGGCAGCCCCTTACCTACCACGGTGCACATGCCCCCACCCCTACTGCGACCTGACACCCACACCCTACAGACTACCGGGAGAGACCCACACACCGCAGGACGATACACTCACATGCACTCACACGTGAGCATTTCACCCAAGCCACCAGACCTTCACCTGCCTATAGGGCACGTATATTCCATTCGAGGTGTGCGGAGCACGCACTGACATTCACACACCCACAAGCAACCTCTGTCCACCGAAACACACACAGAGATCTACTCACCACCCACCACCCCCAACACCCCACACTGGGCCCTACAGCCCTGCAGACCCTCTTCGTGGCTAGGACTGAGGAGGGGCCATTCTGAGGGTCCCAACCAGCATGATGGGCCCTGGGGCCTCACctcagggagagggagaaggggtaccaaaggccacctccctccctctttcccctcctccctccgctCCCCGCCCCCCGAGTCCCCGCTACCGCTGCTGCATTGCAGGCGCCGCCCCGGCACCTCGTGAGTGCCTGGGGGCCTGACCCCGGGGCTCTGGGGGTGAGGGGCAGCGCTGCAGAATGGGGCCGCGCAGGGGCCAGGTGCTGACGTCACAGGAAGGCGAGGCGGGATGAGGGGGCGTCGGGGGCGGGAGTTGCCCCCATATCCCTTCCCAGCcaaccccacccctacccccacgtGGGCCCCTAGGTCCCAGGACCTCTTGCAGGACGCAGGCTACCCCAGTGACGTCATTGGCCACAGGGTCTCCGGACTTCCCTCCTCAGCCCCCGCCTCGGGGGTCGCCCCTTCCCTTGTCCCCCTCTTCCCGCTCCAGCCCCGGCTCCGGCCCCCACCACACAGAGCCGGTACCTCCTCCCGCAGCGGCTCGCCGTCCGGGATGAGCGCGGGCACCTCCCCGCCGTCGCCGCCACCGCCGCCCTCGGGCATGGTGTCCTGGCTGCTTGGGCGGCCCCCGCCTGGGCCCGGGGCATGATAGGGGGGAGCGCGGAGGGCTGCGGCGCGGCCCCGGAGGGCGTCCGCTCGGCTCAGCGGCCGCGGAGGGAGTGCGCGGAGCTAGAGCCTTAGCGCGGCGGAGGCGTTGGCAGCCGCGGTGGCGTTGGCAGCCGCGGTGCCCGGCGCCCCGCCCTCCGCTGACCCCGCCCCCGCGGCACCCTCTGCGCCGCCGGCAGCGCCTGGCACCGCGGGTGCTGCCCCCACCCCTGAGAAGCCCAGGCTGGGCGGACGGACGCCTGGGTTCCCTTCCTGCCGCGATCGAGCTTGCGACCTTGGACAAGTCCTTGCTCTCTGGGGCCTGAGACTCCCCTGCTGTAAAATGAATCTCGAAGAGGGTGGGTACCCGCGGGGTCCTATCTCTGAGTAGGCCCAGGCCTGAGCTCacccagaccccacccctgaAGCCTCGCTTGTGGTGGTGGAGGGGGCAGTTACAGCCTTGAAAGCTGTGGTGAGAGCCTCGTTAGCTGGGCAGAGGAGCTGGGCTCCACTTAGAGCAGGCAAGCAGGAGGCCAGGACACCCGGGGCCCTAGGCTTTGTGATCTTGAGTCGGCACCCTTCACCCccaacctcagttttcccaccggAGAAATGGGGATGGAAAGGTGCTGGATTCAATGCACATTCATCATGCTGTCCAGGCGAGTGGGATTCGTCCTGCATGAGAGGACCCCCTCCCAGGTACTGGTGGCCCCAGTGCAGCTCTCTGACCCTCAGGGGCCTCAGACCTTCACATCTGCCCCGGGCCAGGGCCTAGCCCCCAAGGTAGGCAATCAGTGGGTGGGACATAGGGAGCTGCAATGCTAGGTGGGgtttgttttgtgattttttttttttcccaaagagcaACTCGAAGACCATTCTGTTCAACACCCCTACACATTTAAAGATGAAGTAACCGAAACGGTAGAGAGAAAAAAGGACTGAACCAGAgtttcatccattaaaaaaaaaaattattaggcgCAGATGTTTATTAGGTGTCTTCTATATGCAAGTACTGTGAAGCATGCACGAGCATCGCGAAGACAAGTGTAGAAGTGGAGAATGACACAGTCCCTGTCCGCATGGAATTTACATCCAGGGCAAACTACTGCACCCAGAGGGAGCCTAGAGCCTGGCCTCCGGCCTCCGTTCCAAGCCAGGACTCTTCCCTCTGTCTGAGAGGCACAAGTTGAACTGACTCTTAAAGGATAATTAGGTTTTGGACAAGTGGATATGAGGGGGAAGGGCATCCCAGGTGGAGGGGACTTCTGGGCAAAGGCACTGCAATTGGACCACGTGGACTGAGTTCGGAGAGCAGGAAGGTCACCTGGTGTAACTGGACGCTGCGTAGCTAACTAGAGGCAGATCGAAGAGGACCTGATCTTGCTCTGTAGAAAGTGGTGGCTGGAGGTCTGTGTGAAGGGAGGCCCCGAAGACTGTCTCCGGGGAAGGTGGGAATGAGAGAAAGGTGGAGAGAAAGGAGCCCCTGAGGTCATGAGTGAGGCTTGGGGGTCTCACTTCGAGATGACTGAAGGGCTGGCAATGACTCAGGAGTTGCAACCACAGCTTCAGGAGGCGAATCGGCACACCTCCACCCACAAATCATCTGGACCACGGGAGAGTCGACGGGACAAGCCTGGTGCAGGATCCTATCCCAACTATTACCACCCACTTTATTACCACCCAATTTCTGGGACTTCAGACCCGGACCTCGGTTTTTCAATacatgtagtgtgtgtgtgtgtgtgtgtgtgtgtgtgtgtgtgtgtgtgtgtgtgtgtgtgtgtgtgtgtgtgtgtagagagcccaggtgtgtgtttgtgtgtgtgtgcgtgtgtgtgtgtcgagAGCCCAGGCCCTCGGAGTCTGCAGGATGGCGGCAGTGGCGGTAGGGAATTTCAGCACCAGACAGCGGACAGCACCCGCGCGGAAAGGAGTGGTGGGAGGCGGGAGGAGGAGTCAGCATCCCGGAGCTCGCTGGGCCGCGCAGTCACTGCTCGGCCCGGGCTCCTACCAGCATCCCGCCCCGGCTGCCCGGGCTCCGCGCCAGTACTGGGGGAAGTATGGAGGACGGGGAAGGAAAGCTAGCATTGAGAAGGAGGGGAAAGAGCCCCGAGGGACAGGGCTTGGTCATAGCCCCACCGTCCCACTCCCTCTTGGAGTACGTCCCGCGAGCGAAACTTCATTCCCGGAGTCCAGCCGCCGCCAGCCTCCGCCGGGTCTCTTCCCGCTGTAGTCGTGGCAGGTAGAGCGTCAAGTGCTCCAGTGCGCAGGCGCGGAAATACTTCTCAACCTCCTCCTACTTTAACCCTTCTATTGGCTGCTCCGCCGCGAACTAACAACGGCACTATCCAATCCGAGAGCGCCTCAAGTTGCTCCGCCTATTCCCCCGACCGGAAGTTGGTTATTGCCGAATCCACTTCGGCGAGGGCACGCCAGTAACCAATTGGGAGAGGGGATGGGCGAGCCGGCGCCGCCAAGGAGCCAATGGCAGGCGGCAGAGGATGACGCTGCGGACATGCTGCTGTCGTCGGACAGGACGGGGACGTGTCTGGCTGATCGGTAACCTCGGTCGGTGCTCAGGAAACGAAGCAGCTGCCTCACTAGTATTCGTACCACGAGGCGACGCAGCGGGTCCTCGGAAAGAGCGAGCGTCGGGGCCATGGCTTATCACTCGGGCTACGTAGCCCACGGTGCGTGGGgcgcggggtgggcgggggcgcgGGCCGACCGGCCCGAGGAGTGTCGGCTGCGCGGCCCGCCCACTCTGAGGGAGAGGGGCGGCCGTGACCGCTGCCCAGGGCGGCGGATGTCATTCGGACTCCTGCCCCGTAAGACTGTGCAACGCGTCCTGGACTTCGCCCTCTCGGCCCAAACCTGAGATCAGATCGGGCGGTGACAGCACTGCTGGGATCCCCGTGCTCTACTCGGGCATGAATGGGGTTTGCTTCCCAAACTTCCTTTCCCTGTCATGACCCTGGTAGGGTTTCTCACCACTGCCCAGGGCCTCCGCGTACCCAGCCGTCGCCTTTCCCACCCTTGTACATGCGGGAATGCCCTGCCGATTGTCTTCACCTagcaaactctgtctccaaggcTCAGTTCAGAGATCAGTCCCCTTGAGGAGGCCCCCAGGAACCCTCAGACGGGCAACCACTTCCAGGGGCTGCCTCAGCTCTTTCTTTGCCCACACTTAGCACCTCTCCAAAACGATCCCTCATCAAAGTTCTTTCTGGGTCAACTACTCCTCATCCAGCTAGTTTCCCGCACAGATTGCTTGGTGCTCCCAGGACCCATCCagggcttcccagcctggggaaggggcagtggTTTGGGCTCATGCTTGGTATTCCTGTCACCTACTCTGGTACCTACAAACCCACAGGCTCCAAGCACAGGGCCCGGGCAGCTCCGGATCCCCCTCCCCTCTTCGATGACACAAGCGGTGTTTACTCCAGCCAGCCGGGGGGATACCCAGCCCCAGGAGCCGACGTGGCCTTCAATGTCAACCACTTGATTGGGGACCCAGTGGCCAACATGGCTATGGCCTATGGCGGCTCCATCGCATCCCATGGGAAGGACATGGTGCACAAGGAGGTGTGGCCCACCCCCAGGGCAAGGGTGGCAGGATTTCTGGCCAGGGCTGGGGCATCACGGGATCCCacctaatcctcacagcagccctcagGGAAGGAGCGCATAGAGGAGCACCCTGAGGTTTGGGGTGCAGCTTGCCCacagcctcctctctcccctcccagctgCACCGTTTTGTGTCTGAGAACAAACTCAAGTATTTTTTCGCTGTGGACACAGCCTATGTGGCCAAGAAGCTAGGGCTACTGGTCTTCCCCTACACACACCAGGTGAGCTGCCTACCAGGTGAGCTGGTGGACCCCCTTGCCTCCCTCATCCTGCCCTAGAGTCTGGCCCCCAGATCTCaactcccttctttcctctcttgtcTTTTCCTCCTAAcctggctgctgctgccaccaccagaaCTGGGAAGTGCAGTACAGTCGTGATGTGCCTTTGCCTCCGCGGCAAGACCTCAACGCCCCCGACCTCTATATCCCCAGTGAGTCTTTGACCTGGGCTAGGGGTTACGGGGGGACTTGTGCCTTGAGGCGCCAACAAGAAGAGAGAGGCTCATGTGTTGGTTCAGCATCTGCTCTTGGTGCTTTTGTGTGTGGCTTTTGTGGTGTCCCTAGATGCCAGGTAGACCAGGTAGACAGAGTGGGGTGACCAGTAAGCAGCTTCCTGGGTGTGCTCTCAGGGTACTCCCTTTTGAGACCTTCCTGCCACTTGACTTAGACCATGTCCCTCCCCAGCCTGGAGCCTTGGGTTTAGACCTGGCCCTGCAACTTCCAGCTATGGGACCTCAGGTGGCTACTTTCATGCTCCTGAAAAACTGGAATAACAACAGTTCCTACCACAGAGGACTGTTTTGGAAATTCAGCGAAGGGATGTGTGTGCTCAGCCAGCACGTGGCACACAGGAAGCACGCAGTAAATATTAGCCATTATCACTGTTATTACGTGTCCTCCAAGGCCTGCTTCAGTATCCCCTTCTTTGAGGAGGTGGTCACTCCCTTCTGGGTTCCCACAACTGCCTGTCTACATGGCATGGGTCAGGCCGCCCACACTGTGCAGTGGCTGGCAGACTCTGCATCTGACTTCTCTCTGTCCTGGGGCCTGCACAAGGCGAGGCCCCTGGTGGACACGCTGGAGGAGGGGTGAGTATGCCCGGGCCAGCCCTCAGAAGGGCTACCAGGAGGGCAGCCAAACAGCCCAGTTGCCCTGGGAGAGA encodes:
- the TMEM151A gene encoding transmembrane protein 151A; translated protein: MPEGGGGGDGGEVPALIPDGEPLREEQRPLKQSLGSSLCRESHWKCLLLTLLIHACGAVVAWCRLATVPRLILGPEAALAQGAGGPPPTYPASPCSDGYLYIPLAFVSLLYLLYLAECWHCHVRSCQAPRTDANTVLALIRRLQQAPPCVWWKATSYHYVRRTRQITRYRNGDAYTTTQVYHERADSRSARGEFDYSAHGVRDVSKELVGLADHAATRLRFTKCFSFGSAEAEASYLTQRARFFSANEGLDDYLEAREGMHLKDVDFRESLMVFADPRSPPWYARAWVFWLVSAATLSWPLRVVAAYGTAHVHYQVEKLFGASSPAPGAGPSGPPLSRVATVDFTELEWHICSNRQLVPSYSEAVVMDASSGAYLRGCQRCRRSVSSNSLPPARPSGPRLPFSRSRLSLGAGGRATPGVFRSLSGGPLGRRGEDTEPLESPPCYEDALYFPVLIVHGDSGCQGDGQGAL